In Daucus carota subsp. sativus chromosome 4, DH1 v3.0, whole genome shotgun sequence, one DNA window encodes the following:
- the LOC108204101 gene encoding uncharacterized protein LOC108204101, giving the protein MDKSWVKEDRDSLEYEIGVKNFLIFAEENAKNITSIPCPCARCVNFKKLPIKTIKGHLYENGFSLGYLEWICHGEEFGRSNRSSAHSTHAVDAVDQNFQIKTNDVYEAAYNDGDCDKESYDFKRFVADAEQPLFEGSECMKLESFLKLQNWKARFGIIDTAFSDLLSSVGSILPKDNVLPTNAYEAKKTLSDLGLEYVKYHACPSDCILYKGIYENFSVCPKCHLTRWKVARDSRVRVNNPAKVMCYFPIIPRFRRMFKSESTVELLTWHASNRIQDGLMHHAADYLSWRNIDYRYPEFGRESRNLRLVLSADGINPYNNGLTNRYTCWPVVLTTYNLSPWLCMKRKFMMLSVLVPGPHEPGNNINVYLQPLIDDLKQLWEVGEPIVYDAYTKTFFNLKAILMWIVNDFPAYGNLSGSVNKGYKCCPIYGDYTVAKYLSHSRKLCFQGHRRYLEPYHPYRRQRVAFNGEQEFNTAPIPPLW; this is encoded by the coding sequence ATGGATAAGTCGTGGGTCAAAGAAGATAGGGATTCTTTAGAGTATGAAATTGGGGTCAAAAACTTCTTGATATTTGCAGAAGAGAATGCCAAGAATATTACGTCAATTCCTTGCCCCTGTGCACGCTGCGTGAATTTCAAAAAGTTaccaataaaaacaattaaaggTCATCTGTATGAGAATGGATTTAGTTTGGGGTATCTAGAGTGGATTTGCCATGGAGAGGAGTTCGGTAGGAGTAATAGGTCATCTGCTCATAGTACTCACGCTGTAGATGCAGTAGATCAAAACTTCCAAATAAAAACCAATGATGTGTACGAGGCAGCCTATAATGATGGTGATTGTGATAAGGAGTCCTATGACTTCAAGAGGTTTGTTGCTGACGCAGAGCAACCTCTGTTTGAGGGAAGTGAATGCATGAAATTAGAGTCATTTTTAAAGTTACAAAACTGGAAAGCTAGATTTGGCATTATTGACACGGCCTTCTCTGATCTACTATCCTCTGTAGGCTCTATCCTTCCTAAAGATAATGTTCTGCCTACTAATGCATATGAGGCAAAGAAAACCCTTAGTGACTTGGGACTTGAATATGTAAAATACCATGCGTGTCCTAGTGACTGCATATTATACAAAGgtatatatgaaaatttctCTGTATGTCCCAAGTGTCATCTTACTCGCTGGAAGGTTGCAAGGGACAGTAGAGTTAGGGTTAATAATCCTGCAAAAGTAATGTGTTATTTTCCAATCATTCCAAGATTCCGACGGATGTTCAAATCTGAATCCACTGTAGAATTATTAACCTGGCATGCAAGCAATCGAATTCAAGATGGGTTAATGCATCATGCTGCCGACTATCTTTCGTGGAGAAACATCGATTATAGGTACCCTGAGTTTGGCAGAGAGTCAAGAAATTTACGCTTAGTATTGTCAGCCGATGGTATAAACCCGTATAATAATGGGCTAACCAATAGGTACACCTGTTGGCCTGTTGTGTTAACAACGTATAACCTTTCTCCATGGCTGTGCATGAAAAGAAAGTTTATGATGCTAAGCGTATTAGTTCCAGGTCCCCACGAGCCAGGAAATAACATTAATGTATATTTGCAACCACTGATAGATGATTTAAAGCAACTTTGGGAAGTAGGTGAACCAATTGTTTACGATGCTTATACAAagactttttttaatttaaaagcaATTCTCATGTGGATAGTGAATGACTTCCCTGCCTATGGAAATTTGTCCGGCAGTGTTAATAAAGGATATAAATGTTGTCCAATATATGGTGATTATACAGTAGCCAAGTACCTGAGTCATAGTAGAAAATTATGCTTCCAAGGTCATCGTCGCTATTTGGAACCATATCATCCTTATAGGAGGCAGAGGGTAGCTTTCAATGGTGAACAAGAATTCAACACAGCACCTATTCCCCCTCTCTGGTGA